In Prevotella sp. oral taxon 475, one DNA window encodes the following:
- a CDS encoding acyltransferase family protein, translated as MRPSQDTSQVISLLRFPLCAAVVMLHTYLIDKPIGGIVYVTEDQFPIFDYIEHIVRVEIANMAVPLFFFISGFLFFCGKAFTPKMFIDKLKKRFHSLFIPYVFWNTCFILFIALIGILYPTWLTEKRSILQMSFSEILNAYWDLDQGLIPLWFIRDLMILNLFAPVFYWMIKRANFLIIVVLGLLWIFQIGQWLPGIGVRASFFYALGAWFSIRQNNFVEVLRPYCTPILLGSCLLIGINTYCWANNLPYQTFFQLSQMIGILGIILFTDLLRQHQKLQAHPFLVESSFFVFVFHMFVIKFPSLYWVKILPINTFTLTLVLFGIPLCTTILCVGIYGLMDKLSPRFTTFVIGKR; from the coding sequence ATGAGACCAAGCCAAGATACATCACAAGTTATTTCATTGCTTCGTTTCCCATTGTGTGCAGCGGTTGTGATGTTGCACACCTATTTGATAGATAAGCCAATTGGAGGAATAGTCTATGTGACAGAGGATCAATTCCCTATTTTTGATTATATTGAGCATATCGTCAGAGTGGAAATAGCCAATATGGCAGTACCCCTTTTCTTCTTCATCTCCGGATTTCTATTCTTTTGCGGAAAAGCCTTTACTCCAAAAATGTTCATAGATAAACTGAAGAAGCGTTTTCATTCGCTATTCATACCCTATGTATTTTGGAATACCTGCTTTATCCTATTCATTGCCTTGATCGGAATACTTTATCCGACTTGGCTAACCGAGAAAAGAAGTATTTTACAGATGAGTTTCTCCGAAATTCTGAATGCCTATTGGGATTTAGATCAAGGACTTATTCCATTGTGGTTTATTCGAGATCTGATGATATTAAACCTTTTTGCTCCAGTGTTCTATTGGATGATAAAGAGAGCAAATTTCCTTATTATCGTTGTCTTGGGCCTCTTATGGATCTTCCAAATAGGGCAGTGGCTTCCGGGAATAGGCGTCAGGGCCTCTTTCTTCTATGCACTGGGAGCCTGGTTCAGCATTAGGCAAAATAATTTTGTAGAAGTTCTGCGTCCATACTGCACCCCTATTCTGCTTGGCTCTTGCCTGCTGATAGGCATCAACACCTATTGTTGGGCAAACAATTTGCCATATCAAACCTTTTTCCAACTGTCACAGATGATCGGTATTTTAGGGATCATTCTCTTTACCGATCTTTTACGACAACACCAAAAGCTACAAGCCCATCCGTTTTTAGTAGAGAGCAGTTTCTTTGTTTTTGTTTTTCACATGTTTGTTATCAAGTTTCCATCGCTCTATTGGGTAAAGATTCTGCCCATCAACACCTTCACATTGACGTTGGTACTGTTTGGCATACCTCTCTGCACCACAATTCTATGTGTGGGCATTTATGGGTTGATGGATAAACTATCTCCTCGATTTACAACCTTTGTGATAGGAAAGCGATAA